Below is a genomic region from Deinococcus koreensis.
CCCAGCACGCCCTGACGCTGGGGCTGGGCGTGCTGCAGCTGATCGCGCTGGCCAGCCTGGGAGGTGCGCTGATGGCGCCGTGGCGGGGCCGCTGGCAGCTGCTGGCGGCGCTGGGGCTGCTGGCGGGCTACGCCGTGTTCCTGCGGGTCACGCCGCACGCCGGGGGCATCGGGGTAGTCAGCGAGACGGCCAATCCGGTGCAGCACGTGAACAACACGCTGCTCTCGGCCTGGGGGCTGCGCGGCCTGCTCTCGGTGGTGCCGACCACGGCGCTGGTGCTGCTGGGCAGCGCGGCCGCCCGGCCCCTGCAGCAGAAGTCGCCGCGGGCCCCGGCGCTGATCTTCGGGCTGGGGCTGGCCCTGGGCGCCCTGGGCTACGGCTGGGCGGCCAGCGGGCACCTGCCCCTGAGCAAAGCGCTGTGGACACCGCCCTACATCCTGTACAGCGCGGGGCTGGGCCTCCTGGGCATCGGGCTGTGCTGGCTGGTCGCCGACTGGGGCCGGGTGCCGGGCGGCGCGCGGCTGCTCTCGCCGCTGACCATTCCGGGGCGCAACGCGCTGGCCGGCTACGCCCTGCCCATCCTGGTCAAGGTCTGGGTGCTGCTGGACTGGCAGGTGACCTGGACGGGCCAGCCGAGATCCATCCTGGCCTCGCTGCTGGAACTGTCCCGCGGGGCGCTGGGGCCCCTGGCGGGCGGCTGGGTCTACACCCTGGGCTACGTGCTGGCGGTGTGGCTGGGGCTGGCCTGGATGGCGCGG
It encodes:
- a CDS encoding heparan-alpha-glucosaminide N-acetyltransferase domain-containing protein, whose product is MTIPRPDALSPARLPASGALSTGVPAGARLSALDAWRGLTVLLMLLVNNVALGNFTPAQLRHAPFGGVTLTDLVFPWFLLCAGAALPFSQAALQRSGVRGWPRLRRLLTRAALLYLAGAFLTSVTQHALTLGLGVLQLIALASLGGALMAPWRGRWQLLAALGLLAGYAVFLRVTPHAGGIGVVSETANPVQHVNNTLLSAWGLRGLLSVVPTTALVLLGSAAARPLQQKSPRAPALIFGLGLALGALGYGWAASGHLPLSKALWTPPYILYSAGLGLLGIGLCWLVADWGRVPGGARLLSPLTIPGRNALAGYALPILVKVWVLLDWQVTWTGQPRSILASLLELSRGALGPLAGGWVYTLGYVLAVWLGLAWMARRGLIWKL